One Scomber japonicus isolate fScoJap1 chromosome 1, fScoJap1.pri, whole genome shotgun sequence DNA window includes the following coding sequences:
- the tlnrd1 gene encoding talin rod domain-containing protein 1, whose translation MASGGSGKSASEGSASTPGGSLQQRKRLSSVCDTCKGKMQLVADLLLLSSETRPVMTSEGVAVADTFDQCRDTVIARTKELSILTHDIQSQLNMGRFTEVGDRLLEMADLVVSLTECSAHAAYLAAVETPGSQPCSPGLVDRYKVTRCRHEVDQSCGVLRVTPLPDLTPQLLLELSQNISTNLKTLTDISSLAIERSRDRFAKEQFKLSVKSMSTSGTAFLACVKEVKTQPSELTRNRCVLFSAALVQTVSALVGFATEPQFLGRAASISADGKGVQTAVLGGAMSVVSACVLLTQGLRDVAQHPESSSKMADYRERLRNSACAVSDGCTLLTQALRERSSPRTLPPVNSHSVN comes from the coding sequence ATGGCTAGTGGTGGCTCTGGCAAATCGGCCAGCGAGGGATCAGCCAGCACACCCGGTGGCAGTTTGCAGCAGAGGAAGCGGCTCTCCTCCGTCTGTGACACATGTAAGGGCAAGATGCAGCTGGTGGCCGACCTCCTCCTGCTGTCCAGCGAGACCCGGCCGGTCATGACCTCCGAAGGCGTGGCGGTGGCCGACACATTCGACCAGTGCCGCGACACGGTCATCGCCAGGACTAAAGAGCTCTCCATTCTCACCCACGATATCCAGAGCCAGCTCAACATGGGCCGCTTCACAGAGGTGGGGGACCGCCTGCTGGAGATGGCCGATCTGGTTGTTTCCTTGACTGAGTGCTCGGCCCACGCCGCTTACCTGGCTGCGGTGGAGACCCCCGGCTCTCAGCCCTGCTCGCCCGGTCTGGTGGACCGCTACAAGGTGACTCGCTGCCGGCACGAGGTGGACCAGAGCTGTGGAGTCCTCCGAGTTACGCCCCTGCCGGACCTCACCCCCCAGCTCCTCCTCGAGCTCTCTCAGAACATCTCCACCAACCTCAAGACTTTAACAGATATCTCGTCGCTGGCCATCGAGAGGTCCAGGGACCGCTTTGCAAAAGAACAGTTCAAGCTGAGCGTGAAGAGCATGAGCACGAGTGGCACTGCCTTCCTGGCTTGTGTCAAAGAGGTGAAGACTCAACCCAGCGAGCTGACCAGGAACCGCTGCGTCCTGTTCAGCGCCGCTCTGGTCCAGACCGTCAGCGCCTTGGTGGGGTTTGCCACAGAGCCTCAGTTCCTGGGAAGAGCTGCGAGTATCTCCGCTGATGGGAAGGGGGTACAGACTGCAGTTTTAGGGGGGGCCATGAGTGTGGTTTCAGCCTGCGTCCTCCTCACTCAGGGCCTCAGGGACGTCGCCCAGCATCCCGAGAGCAGCTCCAAAATGGCGGACTACAGGGAGCGTCTGCGTAACTCGGCGTGTGCTGTATCAGACGGCTGCACTCTGCTCACTCAGGCACTCAGAGAACGCTCCTCTCCAAGGACTCTGCCGCCAGTCAACTCTCATTCTGTGAATTAG
- the mesd gene encoding LRP chaperone MESD, with the protein MASVFRWRCVLLLLCVYLLSVLATDSKAKPKKKKDIRDYNDADMARLLEQWEEDDDIEEGDLPEHKRSPPPIDFGKVDPSKPEELLKMSKKGRTLMVFATVSGDPTEKETEEITGLWQGSLFNANFDIQRFVVGSNRVIFMLRDGSMAWEVKDFLVGQERCAEVTVEGQVFPGKAAKKDDSKHKQQNEVKKKSKKKTEKSDLEGNKASHVKAEL; encoded by the exons ATGGCGTCAGTGTTCAGGTGGAGATGTGTGCTGTTACTGCTCTGCGTCTATCTTCTTTCTGTTCTAGCTACTGACAGCAAAGCAAAgcccaagaagaagaaagacatcAGAGACTACAATGACGCAGACATGGCGCGGCTGCTGGAGCAGTGGGAG GAAGATGATGACATTGAAGAAGGTGACCTTCCGGAGCACAAGAGGTCTCCTCCTCCCATTGATTTTGGCAAAGTGGACCCGTCCAAGCCTGAGGAGCTGCTGAAGATGTCCAAGAAGGGCCGGACTCTGATGGTTTTTGCTACAGTGTCTGGGGATCccacagagaaagaaacagaggagaTCACAGGTCTGTGGCAGGGAAGCCTCTTCAACGCCAACTTTGATATTCAGAG GTTTGTGGTGGGCTCCAATAGAGTGATCTTCATGCTGCGGGATGGCAGCATGGCCTGGGAAGTCAAGGACTTCCTGGTGGGGCAGGAGCGCTGTGCTGAAGTCACCGTGGAGGGACAGGTGTTCCCTGGGAAGGCAGCCAAGAAAGACGACTCCAAACACAAGCAGCAGAacgaagtgaagaagaagagcaagaaGAAGACGGAGAAGTCAGACCTGGAGGGGAACAAGGCCAGCCATGTCAAAGCAGAGCTGTGA